From a single Cytophagales bacterium WSM2-2 genomic region:
- the ftsI gene encoding penicillin-binding protein, with product MIEGPKWEKLAEETLFDYKTIQATRGNIYSDNGSLLATSLPFYKVAIDPTLAKDEVFKDGIDSLSYHLAKFYKDRSQKEYKEMLKDARASGKRYFIINRKQINYQSKKDMTSWPIFRQGKYKGGVIFERMDVRYRPFSNLSRRTIGFVNEDERGAGLEYSFNEVLGGQNGEALFQKIAGGTWKPIFDGNNVKAVDGLDIQTTIDINLQDVAETSLHRAMEQHDADEGTVVVMEVKTGKIKAISNLSKDEEGYSEKFNHAVGGSFEPGSTFKLVTMMALLEDTNIKLSDTINTGKGEFTFYNKKVKDHDEGGYGRISIQSAFEKSSNIAMAKLLDKHFGSKPDKFLAHLDELKLSRPLGLQITGESYPKITRPKDKNWSGITIPWMAYGYGFEISPLHTLAIYNAVANDGKMIKPIFVTAVTQGDKVLQEFETETMVSKICSNKTLAQMKILLEGVVEQGTAKSLKNAYYKIAGKTGTAQILKEGRYEKRYITSFVGYFPAHAPKYSAIVLIKNPRGIYQYGNSVAGPVFKDIADNIYARDLNLHAPMEQKQVTEAGAFPVIRSGRQEEITMLSNELGVSNHSATEEEWVKAAKDASSIVWKKNAIVKDIVPDVTGMTFRDAIYLLEKSGLRVYYNGKGRVAEQSLSPGTKISKGSRIHLKLS from the coding sequence ATGATCGAAGGGCCGAAGTGGGAAAAATTGGCGGAGGAAACTTTGTTTGATTATAAAACCATCCAGGCAACACGTGGCAATATTTATTCTGACAATGGCAGCCTCCTGGCTACGTCTCTGCCTTTTTATAAAGTGGCTATTGATCCGACTCTTGCCAAGGATGAAGTGTTTAAAGACGGAATTGATTCGCTGTCGTATCATCTGGCAAAATTTTATAAAGACAGGTCGCAAAAGGAATACAAAGAGATGTTGAAGGATGCGCGCGCCTCCGGCAAGCGGTATTTCATTATCAATAGAAAGCAAATCAACTATCAATCGAAGAAGGACATGACCTCATGGCCGATCTTCCGCCAGGGGAAATACAAGGGCGGGGTCATTTTCGAAAGAATGGATGTGCGCTATCGTCCATTTTCAAATCTCAGTCGCAGAACCATTGGTTTTGTAAACGAAGATGAGAGAGGAGCCGGACTGGAATACAGCTTCAATGAAGTTTTAGGAGGCCAAAATGGAGAGGCGCTCTTTCAAAAAATTGCGGGAGGTACATGGAAGCCGATATTTGATGGCAACAACGTCAAGGCGGTCGATGGACTGGATATCCAAACAACGATCGATATCAATCTACAGGATGTAGCAGAAACTTCTCTTCATCGTGCTATGGAGCAACATGATGCCGATGAGGGAACAGTTGTGGTGATGGAAGTAAAGACAGGAAAGATCAAAGCCATTTCGAATCTCTCAAAAGATGAGGAAGGGTATTCAGAAAAATTCAATCATGCGGTCGGTGGGTCTTTCGAGCCTGGCTCTACATTCAAACTCGTGACGATGATGGCGCTGCTTGAGGACACTAATATTAAGCTGAGCGACACCATCAACACCGGCAAAGGAGAATTCACTTTTTACAACAAGAAGGTCAAGGACCACGATGAAGGTGGCTATGGACGTATTTCTATTCAGTCGGCTTTCGAAAAGTCGTCTAACATCGCGATGGCGAAATTGCTCGATAAACATTTTGGCTCTAAGCCAGATAAATTCCTTGCGCATCTCGATGAACTGAAACTTTCGCGGCCATTAGGCCTCCAGATCACGGGCGAATCTTATCCTAAAATTACCAGGCCCAAAGACAAGAACTGGAGTGGCATCACCATACCGTGGATGGCTTACGGGTATGGTTTTGAGATTTCGCCATTACATACACTTGCCATTTACAATGCAGTTGCCAATGACGGCAAGATGATCAAGCCGATTTTTGTAACTGCCGTGACCCAAGGCGACAAAGTCCTCCAGGAATTTGAAACCGAAACTATGGTTTCAAAAATTTGCTCTAATAAGACATTGGCTCAGATGAAAATATTGCTGGAAGGTGTGGTTGAACAAGGAACGGCAAAGAGCTTGAAAAATGCGTATTACAAAATTGCTGGTAAGACCGGAACCGCCCAGATACTGAAAGAGGGACGTTATGAAAAAAGATACATCACTTCCTTCGTTGGTTATTTTCCTGCGCATGCTCCGAAGTACTCGGCAATTGTTTTGATCAAAAACCCGAGAGGAATTTATCAATATGGTAATAGCGTAGCAGGTCCGGTGTTCAAAGATATTGCTGATAATATCTATGCCCGCGATCTCAACCTTCATGCCCCGATGGAACAAAAGCAAGTGACCGAAGCAGGTGCATTTCCTGTGATTCGCTCAGGTCGCCAGGAAGAAATAACGATGCTTAGCAACGAATTGGGTGTTTCTAATCATTCTGCTACAGAAGAGGAGTGGGTGAAAGCGGCAAAAGATGCCAGCTCGATTGTGTGGAAGAAGAATGCGATCGTGAAGGACATCGTGCCTGATGTTACTGGAATGACTTTCCGTGATGCAATTTATTTATTAGAGAAGTCAGGATTGAGAGTGTACTATAATGGCAAAGGACGGGTAGCGGAACAATCTCTTTCCCCTGGAACGAAAATATCAAAAGGAAGCAGGATTCATTTAAAGCTGAGTTGA
- the murE gene encoding UDP-N-acetylmuramoyl-L-alanyl-D-glutamate--2,6-diaminopimelate ligase has protein sequence MAALRDILYKVNITSTSGDMNVDVIGVAFDSRKVKKNFLFVAIKGRQSDGHEFIERAIDLGASVIVCEKLPETISDKATFVTVKGSAKALGIIASNFYGNPSQKLKLTGVTGTNGKTTVATLLYKLFTSINYKVGMLSTVVNKIVDKDIVATHTTPDPIQINELLVQMLEAGCTHCFMEVSSHAVDQGRIEGLQFAGAIFTNITHDHLDYHHTFESYIRAKKGFFDGLSSDAFALVNIDDKRGMVMLQNSKANKKTYGLKKMADFKSKIISNSIIGLELEIADKNVWFKLIGDFNAYNLLAVYGTACLLGEDPEMVLLKLSSLTGASGRFELVRPGSKFTAIVDYAHTPDALKNVLETIEHFRSGNEQVISIVGCGGDRDKTKRPLMAAIACKYSNKVIFTSDNPRSEDPMLIIKEMQKGVGPSEAKKTLVMVDREEAIKTACMLAKEKDIILVAGKGHETYQEIKGVKHPFDDKEVLERMLKMFAN, from the coding sequence ATGGCTGCATTGCGCGACATATTATATAAGGTCAATATTACCTCCACGTCAGGTGACATGAATGTGGATGTAATCGGTGTTGCTTTTGACTCGCGGAAAGTGAAGAAGAATTTTCTATTTGTTGCGATCAAAGGTCGTCAGTCGGATGGACACGAATTTATCGAGAGAGCAATTGACCTCGGAGCGAGTGTAATTGTTTGCGAAAAATTACCTGAGACGATTTCTGACAAGGCGACTTTCGTGACTGTGAAAGGAAGCGCCAAGGCGCTTGGCATAATCGCTTCCAATTTCTACGGCAATCCTTCTCAAAAATTAAAACTCACCGGGGTCACAGGAACGAATGGGAAAACGACAGTAGCAACACTCCTTTATAAACTTTTTACATCGATCAATTATAAAGTCGGCATGTTATCCACAGTTGTGAATAAGATTGTTGACAAAGACATAGTTGCAACGCACACCACTCCAGATCCCATTCAGATTAATGAACTACTCGTACAAATGCTGGAGGCTGGATGTACGCATTGTTTTATGGAGGTGAGCTCGCATGCTGTTGACCAGGGACGTATCGAAGGCCTGCAATTTGCCGGAGCCATTTTTACGAACATTACTCACGACCACCTTGACTATCATCACACTTTTGAAAGCTATATCCGCGCGAAAAAGGGATTCTTCGATGGACTTTCTTCAGATGCATTTGCCCTCGTGAATATTGATGACAAGCGCGGTATGGTGATGTTGCAAAATAGTAAAGCAAATAAGAAAACTTACGGCCTGAAAAAAATGGCCGACTTCAAATCGAAAATTATCTCGAACTCGATCATTGGCCTGGAGCTTGAGATCGCTGATAAAAATGTTTGGTTCAAATTGATCGGTGACTTTAATGCTTACAATCTTCTGGCAGTCTACGGCACGGCATGTCTGTTGGGCGAAGATCCTGAAATGGTGTTGTTGAAGCTTTCGTCATTGACTGGAGCCAGTGGAAGATTTGAATTGGTGCGGCCCGGATCAAAGTTTACAGCGATTGTGGACTACGCTCACACACCAGATGCCCTGAAAAATGTTTTGGAAACGATCGAGCATTTCAGAAGCGGGAACGAACAGGTGATCTCAATTGTGGGCTGTGGCGGAGACCGCGACAAAACGAAACGACCACTCATGGCGGCCATTGCATGCAAGTACTCTAATAAAGTGATTTTTACTTCGGATAATCCACGAAGCGAAGACCCGATGCTGATTATTAAGGAAATGCAAAAAGGTGTTGGGCCGAGTGAAGCAAAAAAGACACTTGTGATGGTGGATCGTGAAGAAGCCATCAAGACGGCTTGCATGCTTGCAAAGGAAAAAGACATTATTCTGGTAGCTGGAAAAGGACATGAAACGTACCAGGAAATTAAAGGAGTGAAACATCCCTTTGACGATAAGGAAGTTTTGGAAAGAATGTTAAAAATGTTTGCCAACTAA
- the mraY gene encoding phospho-N-acetylmuramoyl-pentapeptide-transferase: MLYYLFTYLDRQFDIPGAGVFQYISFRAGVAAVLSLLITITFGSRLISFLRRKQVGEDIRDLGLEGQLQKKGTPTMGGLIIIAAILVPTLLMAKLDNVYVILLVATTLWLGLIGFLDDYIKVFKKNKEGLAGRFKIVGQVGIGLIVGLTLCFNDGVVVREPVPSSTASVEVIKPELDQRMKYTDVKSTKTTLPFFKNNEFDYASLLPWLDKNYTWIIYTLMAILIIIAVSNGANITDGLDGLAAGTSGIIGLTLAILAYLSGRVDFSSYLNIMYIPNLSELVIFCTAFVGACLGFLWYNAYPAQVFMGDTGSLSMGGIIAVLALAVRKELMIPLLCGIFLIENISVIMQVSYFRYTKKKYGEGRRIFLMSPLHHHYQKKNIPEAKIVTRFWIVGILLAILSLATLKLR; this comes from the coding sequence ATGCTGTACTACTTATTTACATATTTAGACAGACAATTTGATATCCCCGGTGCCGGAGTGTTTCAGTACATTTCCTTCCGTGCCGGAGTGGCTGCTGTTTTGTCGCTACTCATTACGATTACTTTCGGCAGTAGATTGATTTCGTTTCTGAGACGCAAGCAAGTGGGTGAAGACATCCGCGATCTCGGACTTGAAGGTCAATTGCAGAAGAAGGGAACACCAACCATGGGTGGGCTGATAATCATCGCAGCGATTCTCGTTCCGACTTTATTAATGGCCAAGCTGGACAATGTTTATGTGATCTTGCTGGTGGCGACAACTCTTTGGCTTGGACTGATCGGCTTCCTAGATGACTATATTAAAGTGTTCAAGAAAAATAAGGAAGGTTTGGCTGGCCGGTTTAAGATCGTTGGGCAAGTGGGTATTGGGTTAATTGTTGGACTGACTCTTTGCTTTAACGATGGTGTTGTAGTCCGTGAACCTGTTCCATCTTCGACTGCAAGTGTAGAGGTTATCAAACCCGAATTGGACCAGCGGATGAAATACACTGACGTAAAGTCAACGAAGACCACACTTCCCTTTTTTAAAAACAACGAGTTTGACTATGCAAGCCTGCTTCCATGGCTTGACAAGAATTATACTTGGATCATTTATACATTGATGGCCATCCTCATTATCATAGCCGTTTCAAATGGGGCCAACATTACAGATGGCCTTGATGGGTTAGCTGCCGGTACGTCCGGTATTATTGGATTGACACTTGCAATCCTTGCCTATCTCTCTGGTCGTGTAGACTTCAGCTCGTACCTCAATATCATGTACATTCCAAATCTGAGTGAGCTGGTGATTTTCTGTACTGCATTCGTTGGAGCCTGTCTTGGATTTCTATGGTACAACGCATACCCTGCACAAGTGTTTATGGGAGACACGGGAAGTCTGTCGATGGGTGGAATTATTGCTGTGCTCGCTCTTGCAGTAAGAAAAGAACTAATGATTCCGTTGTTGTGCGGAATTTTTCTCATAGAAAATATTTCAGTGATTATGCAGGTCTCTTACTTCAGGTATACTAAAAAGAAGTATGGTGAGGGGAGGAGAATATTCCTGATGTCACCGCTGCATCATCACTATCAGAAGAAAAATATTCCTGAAGCAAAAATTGTTACGCGATTCTGGATTGTCGGAATTCTTTTGGCAATTCTTTCACTCGCAACACTGAAATTGAGATAA
- the murD gene encoding UDP-N-acetylmuramoylalanine--D-glutamate ligase: protein MAKRLVILGGGESGTGAALLAKAKGWDVFVSDQGSLKEKYKEELQGQSISFEEGQHTLDKITNADLIIKSPGIPDKVEVVKKAKAAKIEIIDEIEFAFRYISGKVIAITGTNGKTTTTLLTYHLMKSAGLNVALAGNVGESLARKVALEQFDWYVVEISSFQLDGTKKFKPAIGILLNITPDHLDRYEYQMQNYVNSKFQLIQSMNGFDTFIYFSDDKIIQAEMLKRKTEAQVIRVSLSDSSAQAHFDGRVMFFDLEHVLFSIVQQDTSLKGPHNLINTMAAVAAVYSAGVSMDSIKLSLKTFKNAPHRLESVATIKGVEFVNDSKATNVDSVVYALGSYPGPLVWIAGGIDKGNDYSLIKEEVKRKVRVLICLGKDNEKLRDAFDGVIKVILETQNVKEMVQLAWKASVPGDVVLLSPACASFDLFRNYEDRGDQFKNAVQELRKENELIHQ from the coding sequence ATGGCAAAGAGGCTTGTCATATTAGGAGGAGGGGAGAGCGGCACGGGAGCTGCACTTTTGGCGAAAGCCAAGGGGTGGGATGTCTTTGTCTCAGATCAGGGATCGCTCAAGGAAAAATATAAAGAAGAGCTACAAGGACAAAGCATTTCATTTGAAGAAGGTCAGCATACACTCGATAAGATCACTAACGCTGATTTGATTATCAAGAGTCCGGGCATTCCTGATAAGGTTGAAGTAGTCAAAAAAGCGAAGGCTGCCAAAATTGAAATCATTGATGAAATCGAATTTGCCTTTCGTTACATCTCAGGAAAAGTAATTGCGATCACTGGCACCAATGGAAAGACAACGACAACCCTGTTGACGTATCACCTGATGAAGTCAGCCGGCCTGAATGTGGCACTGGCCGGAAATGTAGGTGAGAGTCTTGCACGCAAAGTGGCCCTGGAACAGTTTGATTGGTATGTGGTCGAGATCAGTAGCTTTCAACTGGATGGTACTAAAAAATTTAAGCCAGCTATTGGTATTCTCCTCAACATTACGCCTGATCATTTGGATCGCTACGAGTACCAGATGCAGAACTATGTGAACTCAAAATTCCAATTGATACAATCGATGAATGGTTTTGATACGTTCATCTATTTCTCCGATGACAAAATAATTCAGGCGGAGATGTTAAAAAGAAAAACGGAAGCGCAAGTAATCAGGGTTTCTCTTAGCGACAGTTCTGCACAAGCTCATTTTGACGGTCGTGTGATGTTCTTTGACCTGGAGCACGTTCTTTTCAGTATTGTACAGCAAGACACGAGTCTGAAAGGCCCGCACAATCTCATCAATACAATGGCAGCTGTTGCAGCAGTGTATTCTGCAGGAGTATCGATGGATTCCATCAAGTTGAGCCTTAAGACTTTTAAGAACGCACCACATCGGTTGGAATCAGTCGCTACGATTAAAGGAGTGGAATTTGTAAATGATTCGAAAGCAACCAACGTGGATTCTGTGGTCTATGCGCTCGGAAGTTATCCCGGCCCATTGGTTTGGATTGCAGGTGGAATCGACAAAGGAAATGACTACTCCTTAATTAAGGAAGAAGTAAAAAGGAAAGTACGGGTATTGATCTGTCTTGGCAAAGACAACGAAAAACTTCGTGATGCTTTTGATGGAGTGATTAAAGTTATCCTGGAAACGCAGAACGTTAAGGAGATGGTTCAGCTGGCGTGGAAAGCTTCAGTGCCCGGTGATGTCGTGTTGTTGTCACCGGCCTGTGCAAGCTTTGATCTGTTTCGAAACTATGAAGACAGGGGCGATCAGTTTAAAAATGCTGTGCAAGAATTGAGGAAGGAAAATGAACTCATTCATCAATAA
- the ftsW gene encoding cell division protein FtsW, translating into MKKFKEWADENLQGDRVIWAVVFALSLISLLIVYSSIGTLAYRNTRSTELYLLKHSSMILLGLAAMWIAHKIDYRYYSKLSRLALWASVPLLLYTFKFGVSVNGASRWINLPGVGSFQPSDFASLALIINLASMLSKRQQNIDDIKESLIPILFWCGTICGLIALSNFSTAVLLFGTCMLIMFIGRVPVKYLAMLVLIGLLAGTAGLYFGNRLPTVKSRITSFVEGKELPFQAQQGRIAVATGGFFGKGPGNSEQRNILPESYSDMIYAILIEEYGMVGGVVVLILYLILLHRGMKAAYNSERAFGGLLSAGLSFDLVCQAMVNMGVVVGLGPITGQPLPFMSWGGTAMVFTGISVGIILSVSRGEQDENWNVQSQESDNKDEVKAKAA; encoded by the coding sequence ATGAAAAAGTTTAAAGAGTGGGCTGACGAAAATTTGCAGGGAGACCGGGTGATCTGGGCTGTGGTCTTTGCCCTGTCATTGATTAGCCTTTTGATCGTCTATAGTTCTATAGGGACGCTGGCTTACCGGAACACCAGGTCCACGGAGTTATATCTGCTTAAGCATAGTTCAATGATTCTGCTTGGCCTTGCGGCTATGTGGATTGCTCACAAAATCGACTACCGCTACTATTCGAAACTTTCGCGTCTTGCTTTGTGGGCGAGTGTGCCGTTACTGCTCTACACTTTCAAATTTGGCGTGAGTGTTAATGGTGCATCACGTTGGATAAATCTCCCAGGGGTAGGATCTTTTCAACCTTCTGATTTTGCCAGCCTTGCCCTGATTATCAATTTGGCGAGCATGCTGTCGAAGCGTCAGCAGAATATTGATGACATCAAAGAGTCATTAATTCCTATTCTGTTCTGGTGTGGAACGATCTGCGGACTTATTGCATTATCAAATTTTTCAACGGCTGTGCTTCTTTTTGGAACCTGCATGCTGATCATGTTCATCGGCAGGGTTCCTGTAAAATACCTGGCGATGCTTGTGCTGATCGGATTGCTTGCGGGAACAGCCGGACTTTATTTTGGCAATCGACTTCCCACAGTAAAATCAAGGATCACCAGTTTCGTTGAAGGAAAAGAACTTCCCTTCCAGGCACAACAAGGACGAATCGCTGTGGCAACAGGAGGATTTTTTGGAAAAGGCCCAGGTAACAGCGAGCAACGGAACATTCTTCCTGAATCATATTCTGATATGATCTACGCTATCCTGATTGAAGAGTATGGAATGGTGGGAGGAGTAGTGGTTCTTATCCTCTATTTAATTCTCCTTCATCGAGGAATGAAAGCGGCTTACAACAGTGAGCGAGCGTTTGGGGGACTGCTGTCAGCCGGATTGAGTTTCGATTTGGTGTGCCAGGCCATGGTGAACATGGGGGTAGTGGTTGGTCTTGGGCCGATCACCGGCCAGCCGTTGCCATTCATGAGCTGGGGCGGAACAGCTATGGTGTTTACAGGAATTTCTGTAGGAATTATTCTAAGCGTGAGCCGGGGAGAACAAGATGAAAACTGGAATGTACAGTCTCAGGAAAGTGATAACAAGGATGAAGTAAAAGCAAAAGCGGCATAA
- the murG gene encoding UDP-N-acetylglucosamine--N-acetylmuramyl-(pentapeptide) pyrophosphoryl-undecaprenol N-acetylglucosamine transferase, with product MSSNQPYRIIISGGGTGGHIFPAISIANKFKERHADAEILFVGAKGKMEMTRVPEAGYKIIGLWISGLQRRLTLENLLFPFKLASSYWNAGSIVKRFKPHAVIGTGGYASGPIMLAATRRKIPSLIQEQNSYAGLTNKQLASKANCICVAYPGMEKYFPADKIVFTGNPVRQNILNIDNKREQALLHFGLNHNQRTLLIIGGSLGSRTINESVLAGIDQIIESQMQVIWQTGKIYFDEIRERIKEKDLRHIAIYSFIQDMDLAYAAADAVISRSGALAISELCLVKRPCILVPSPNVAEDHQTKNAMALVKEEAALLIKDEDAKETLVSESLKLIFDLHRCEVLSQNIGKLAKPNATEDIVNEIEKMIR from the coding sequence TTGAGCTCGAATCAACCATATCGAATAATCATTAGCGGTGGCGGCACTGGCGGGCATATATTCCCGGCGATCTCCATTGCTAATAAATTCAAAGAGCGTCATGCCGATGCTGAAATTCTTTTTGTCGGTGCAAAAGGAAAAATGGAAATGACGCGCGTGCCCGAAGCAGGATATAAAATTATTGGCTTATGGATCAGCGGACTTCAGCGAAGACTTACATTGGAAAATTTACTTTTCCCGTTCAAGCTCGCAAGCAGCTACTGGAATGCCGGGAGCATTGTCAAGAGATTCAAGCCTCATGCGGTCATTGGAACTGGCGGATATGCAAGCGGTCCCATTATGCTTGCGGCTACGCGCAGAAAAATCCCATCGTTGATTCAGGAACAGAATTCGTATGCAGGACTCACAAACAAACAACTGGCGTCCAAAGCCAATTGTATATGTGTAGCCTATCCGGGAATGGAGAAGTATTTCCCGGCAGATAAAATTGTATTCACGGGAAATCCTGTCAGGCAAAATATCCTGAACATCGACAATAAACGTGAACAGGCACTTTTGCATTTCGGACTCAATCATAATCAGCGGACGTTGTTGATCATTGGTGGTAGCCTCGGCTCGCGGACAATTAATGAGAGCGTTCTTGCCGGTATTGATCAGATCATTGAATCACAGATGCAAGTGATCTGGCAGACAGGCAAAATTTATTTTGATGAAATCCGCGAGAGGATTAAAGAAAAAGACTTGAGGCACATCGCAATTTATAGTTTCATCCAGGACATGGATCTCGCGTATGCAGCTGCCGATGCTGTGATTTCGCGTTCAGGTGCGTTAGCAATTTCAGAATTATGCCTGGTGAAGCGCCCTTGCATATTGGTTCCTTCGCCCAACGTGGCAGAAGATCACCAGACAAAGAATGCCATGGCTTTGGTCAAAGAAGAGGCAGCTCTGCTTATCAAAGACGAAGATGCGAAGGAGACTTTAGTGAGTGAGTCACTAAAACTGATTTTTGATCTGCACCGTTGCGAGGTACTCAGTCAGAATATTGGAAAACTGGCGAAGCCAAACGCAACGGAGGATATCGTCAATGAAATCGAAAAAATGATTAGATGA
- the murC gene encoding UDP-N-acetylmuramate--L-alanine ligase produces MNLNNYDSIYFLGIGGIGMSALARWFKHAGLRVAGYDRTATPLTHELLEEGMEIHFEDRIESLPGYLTKEKTLIVFTPAIPKDHKQYNYLKSNGFTIVKRSEVLGMLTKNYKTIAVAGTHGKTTTSSLIAHILKVANKDMVSFLGGITANYDSNLVMNGKVSPQTIMVAEADEFDRSFLKLFPQIAVVTSADADHLDIYGDHLQMLSAYKDFIYQVNKGGHLVIHESVASLANEAKQITKETYGTNRGQFFAANIKVDHGFFEFDLVGPGLKIEKIQLGVPGFHNMENAIAATIVAMKLGIDDKTIRQALASFHGVKRRFEFVIRKESLVYIDDYAHHPAEIEAFLKSLKSMYSGKKLTVVFQPHLFTRTRDFAEGFSKSLSIADEVLLMDIYPAREEPIPGVTSDMLFSDITSSVKIRCTKKDLVQKLEDIDVQVIATVGAGDIDTMVKPIKEMLLKRNGK; encoded by the coding sequence ATGAATTTGAATAATTACGATAGTATTTATTTCCTTGGTATCGGTGGTATCGGTATGAGCGCTCTGGCACGGTGGTTCAAACATGCTGGCTTACGCGTGGCCGGCTATGATCGAACGGCTACGCCTTTAACTCATGAGCTACTGGAGGAAGGAATGGAAATTCATTTTGAAGATCGCATCGAATCTCTTCCGGGTTATTTGACAAAAGAAAAAACGCTAATTGTTTTTACACCAGCGATCCCCAAGGACCATAAGCAGTATAATTATCTCAAGTCGAACGGATTTACGATCGTAAAGAGATCAGAAGTGCTTGGGATGCTCACTAAAAATTACAAGACAATAGCTGTAGCCGGAACACACGGCAAGACAACCACGTCCTCTTTGATAGCCCATATTCTGAAAGTGGCGAATAAAGATATGGTCTCATTCTTGGGTGGCATTACAGCTAACTATGACTCCAACCTGGTTATGAATGGAAAGGTGAGTCCTCAAACGATCATGGTAGCTGAGGCAGACGAGTTTGATCGTTCTTTCTTGAAGCTTTTTCCTCAGATCGCAGTAGTCACTTCGGCAGACGCAGATCACCTCGATATTTATGGTGATCACTTGCAGATGCTGTCAGCCTATAAGGATTTTATTTATCAGGTGAATAAGGGTGGTCACTTGGTGATACATGAATCTGTTGCTTCATTGGCAAACGAAGCAAAGCAGATTACAAAAGAAACATATGGAACAAACCGGGGACAATTTTTTGCCGCCAACATTAAAGTTGATCACGGATTTTTTGAATTCGATCTCGTGGGGCCTGGCCTTAAGATCGAGAAAATTCAGCTAGGCGTCCCCGGGTTTCATAACATGGAGAACGCGATTGCAGCAACGATCGTGGCCATGAAGCTGGGTATCGATGACAAAACAATCAGGCAGGCGCTGGCTTCATTCCACGGTGTGAAGCGCAGGTTTGAATTTGTGATCCGTAAAGAGAGCTTGGTTTACATCGATGACTATGCACATCATCCTGCAGAGATTGAAGCATTTTTGAAATCGCTGAAGTCAATGTACTCAGGCAAGAAATTGACTGTAGTGTTTCAGCCACACTTATTTACGCGTACGCGCGATTTTGCAGAAGGATTTTCGAAAAGTTTAAGTATTGCTGACGAAGTATTACTGATGGACATATACCCTGCTCGCGAAGAGCCGATTCCGGGGGTTACGAGTGATATGCTGTTCAGTGATATCACGAGCTCTGTAAAAATACGATGCACAAAAAAGGATCTTGTACAAAAACTGGAAGACATAGATGTGCAGGTGATTGCCACAGTTGGTGCTGGTGATATTGATACGATGGTGAAGCCCATCAAAGAAATGCTTTTAAAAAGAAACGGGAAATGA